The following are encoded in a window of Manihot esculenta cultivar AM560-2 chromosome 8, M.esculenta_v8, whole genome shotgun sequence genomic DNA:
- the LOC110620678 gene encoding late embryogenesis abundant protein ECP63, producing MASTQEKLERAEVEAGQAATDLREAKREEEYGGKAKMVTDQQQQQQEESPGVIGSVLKAVAGTYEHAKEAVVGKGQEATEKTKEGTYTAAEKAGEAKDSAGEKAAETAVAAERKIEEGKESMEGKAAETKESAKGKMGEYADKAKETKDYAAQKAKETKESVEGKAGEYKDYTAEKAKETKDNTAEKAKEAGEKTSEKAKEAKDYSAEKAEEGKDTASSKLNELTESAKGAARKAMDLFSSKKEAAKEKTAETNEATKEKLSEAEEETRRKMEELKMEGKEYKDIEAERGTAAKDNIFGKMGLESIKQSIKGKLTQPQDEGRGKEKDAYKMQEEVVVLEETSPGTVVSTIKAADQMTGQTFNDVERLGGGVVHLKRTDRRGSP from the exons ATGGCGTCGACGCAGGAGAAGCTGGAGAGAGCTGAGGTGGAGGCGGGACAAGCGGCGACTGATCTTAGGGAAGCTAAGAGAGAGGAGGAGTATGGAGGGAAGGCCAAAATGGTGACGGACCAGCAGCAGCAACAACAAGAGGAAAGCCCAGGCGTTATTGGGTCCGTGTTGAAGGCAGTTGCTGGTACTTACGAGCATGCCAAAGAGGCTGTCGTGGGCAAGGGGCAAGAGGCTACCGAGAAGACGAAGGAAGGTACTTATACAGCAGCGGAGAAGGCTGGAGAGGCTAAAGATTCGGCCGGAGAGAAGGCGGCGGAGACGGCGGTTGCTGCTGAAAGAAAGATTGAAGAAGGGAAAGAATCGATGGAAGGGAAGGCGGCGGAGACTAAGGAGTCGGCGAAGGGAAAGATGGGAGAGTATGCAGATAAGGCGAAAGAGACGAAGGATTATGCAGCTCAGAAAGCGAAAGAGACTAAAGAATCTGTAGAGGGGAAGGCAGGAGAGTATAAGGACTACACTGCAGAGAAGGCAAAGGAAACGAAGGATAACACTGCTGAAAAAGCTAAGGAGGCAGGAGAGAAGACATCAGAGAAGGCGAAGGAAGCAAAGGATTATAGTGCTGAGAAAGCTGAGGAAGGAAAGGACACTGCTAGTAGTAAGCTCAATGAGCTTACTGAATCTGCAAAAGGTGCTGCAAGAAAAGCTATGGACCTCTTCTCTAGCAAGAAAGAAGCAGCTAAAGAGAAAACTGCCGAGACAAATGAGGCAACCAAG GAGAAACTGAGCGAAGCTGAGGAGGAAACTAGGCGGAAAATGGAGGAGTTGAAGATGGAAGGTAAGGAATACAAGGACATTGAAGCTGAAAG GGGAACCGCAGCGAAAGACAACATCTTTGGAAAGATGGGGCTCGAAAGCATTAAACAATCCATTAAAGGCAAGCTGACACAGCCACAGGACGAGGGAAGAGGGAAGGAAAAGGATGCATACAAGATGCAAGAGGAGGTGGTGGTTCTTGAAGAGACGTCGCCAGGAACTGTGGTGTCTACTATAAAAGCAGCAGATCAGATGACTGGACAAACTTTCAACGACGTTGAACGCCTAGGCGGGGGCGTTGTTCACTTGAAGCGCACCGATCGTCGAGGTAGTCCGTGA